A genomic segment from Trichocoleus sp. encodes:
- the ltrA gene encoding group II intron reverse transcriptase/maturase, which translates to MNNSSASMNPDGGDGAWRDDSKPALDNLMARILERDNMKRAWERVKSNQGAPGSDGMTVEEFPSYARKHWHEIRQSLMDGNYQPRPVRRVVIPKPKGKGKRKLGVPCVIDRVIQQAILQVLTPIFDPGFSESSYGSRPKRSAHGAIRQVKTYIKAGYRIAVDLDLEKFFDTVNHDVLMSRLARKVTDKVLLRLMGRYLRAGVLVGSRIEATDWGTPQGSPLSPLLSNILLDDLDKELEARGHRFVRYMDDLVILVNSRRAGRRVMAKISHYLTQKLKLKVNREKSRVVKIEDLEYLGFTFRGIRIFASHQALQDFKHRLKGLTSRSWGVSMAERIERLNRYLRGWMNYFGISQHYSPIEELDGWLRRRIRMCYWKQWRRPRTRITNLLKLGTTKRQAILTGISRKGYWRLSKTLATHTGMTNEWLEQQGLLSIKHLWMKVQGYV; encoded by the coding sequence ATGAACAACTCAAGCGCATCGATGAACCCGGATGGGGGAGATGGTGCTTGGCGTGATGACAGCAAGCCAGCCTTAGACAACCTGATGGCGCGAATCTTAGAGCGCGACAATATGAAACGAGCGTGGGAACGAGTGAAATCCAACCAAGGGGCACCCGGCAGTGACGGGATGACCGTGGAAGAATTCCCGTCCTATGCCCGCAAACATTGGCATGAGATTCGCCAATCCCTGATGGATGGCAACTACCAACCGCGCCCCGTGCGACGGGTGGTGATTCCCAAGCCCAAAGGCAAGGGAAAACGAAAGTTGGGTGTACCTTGCGTCATTGACCGGGTGATCCAGCAAGCCATTCTGCAAGTGCTCACGCCCATCTTTGACCCTGGATTCTCCGAGTCAAGTTATGGGAGCCGACCGAAACGTTCTGCTCATGGAGCGATCCGGCAGGTAAAGACCTACATCAAGGCGGGGTATCGAATCGCGGTTGATCTGGATCTAGAGAAATTCTTTGATACGGTCAACCACGATGTGTTGATGTCCCGGCTTGCCCGCAAGGTGACTGATAAGGTGCTGTTGCGGCTCATGGGTCGTTACTTGAGAGCAGGAGTGCTGGTCGGTAGCAGGATTGAGGCGACGGATTGGGGGACACCGCAAGGATCACCCTTATCACCGTTATTGTCCAACATCCTCCTGGATGACCTCGACAAAGAGCTTGAAGCCAGAGGGCATCGATTTGTCCGCTACATGGATGACCTGGTGATCCTGGTCAACAGTAGACGGGCAGGGCGACGAGTGATGGCGAAGATTAGCCATTACCTGACCCAAAAGCTGAAGCTCAAGGTCAATCGTGAGAAGAGTCGGGTGGTCAAGATCGAAGACCTCGAATACCTGGGGTTTACCTTCCGGGGGATTCGGATCTTCGCATCCCACCAAGCCCTACAAGACTTCAAACACCGACTCAAGGGGTTAACCTCCCGCAGTTGGGGAGTCTCGATGGCAGAACGAATTGAGCGGTTGAACCGATACTTACGAGGCTGGATGAACTACTTTGGCATTTCCCAACATTACAGTCCCATTGAGGAGTTAGACGGGTGGTTGAGGCGGCGGATTCGAATGTGTTACTGGAAGCAGTGGCGTAGACCCAGAACCCGCATTACCAACTTGCTCAAACTAGGGACAACAAAGCGGCAGGCGATTTTGACGGGCATTAGTCGTAAAGGCTATTGGCGCTTGTCAAAGACGTTAGCAACGCATACGGGAATGACCAATGAGTGGTTAGAGCAACAGGGATTGCTATCGATTAAACACCTTTGGATGAAAGTTCAAGGATACGTTTAA